The Aspergillus oryzae RIB40 DNA, chromosome 5 genome segment GATCAACGTTTCGTTCATCAACTTCAAACAGGACATCGAGTGTTACAGATTTCCGTAACCGCTCGTTTTTCCAATTACACATAATCTCTTCTATTCTCGACGAAGTGGGACTCGCCGGACCCAGTCGATGGACGGACAAATCCACCATTGTGCTCCATTAGGAATGGTCCATGGCGAGAAAGGTTCTAGGAATGTTCCAGTACCTTAGTATGTTTGTAGCCACTGTGTTtgttctttatcttttcctCTTGATTCATTACTACCATCTTTTGTGAAAAGCCTTGGGGTTATTGTGTGGGTTGCCTTGCGGATTGTAAAATACGGCGAAATGTCTTGATGAAAATTTCTCAAGGCTTGCTAATCGATTACTCTGCATCTATGTGTCGGCAGTACGTACTCAACACCAGATATCTTGGTACGATTACCCAGGCGAACAGTActtgaagaaaataaaagaggcGTCGATCTGAGTGGTTTCCCGCCCGTCCAGCCACTCAGGGGCGACCATTTAGGGGGCGCTGCCTCTCGGAGCCCCACGGGCCGCGTGTCCCTCCCACCACATGTTGTTTTCCCCTATTACTGAGTCGTCAAAGGCATTCAGGTCGTATCTGAAGCTGTCTTGTCCTTATATCATTATTAATATCGTGTGATTTCATGAGGTCTGTAACATaatactacggagtactctgAACATAGTTAGTAGTCCGTGCTTGGCACGGTTGCGGTCGACGTAAACTACTCTGGATAACTTTGTGTAGGCGGTGTCCGCATGCCGTGTTTTGTCATACTGTTCAGAATTTAGGAGACTTTGGTCCCTGAATGCACCGCCTTCTCTGTTACTATTTTTTGCAGAATAGAACCAACGGTTAcagacaaaaggaagaagaagaagaagaagaagaagaagcactGCACAAGCAATCGTCAGCAGCTTGACAAGGACACATACATGCAAACCTGCTGAGAATAATATCCGCTGTGGCAATTTGTGGCCTCGACTGGTCGCCTAATTCGATGTAAGCTGAGGTCGCTTGGTGCTGGGTACCTGAAAGTTACCTGGTGGTTCTGGTGGATCAAGATCAACACTTCCAATCGCACTACTCCTCCTAAACTTTCGACAGCGCGATCCAATCATATGTATTGAATGAAGGGCATAAGTAACGGACGCGTGTACCAAAGTTGTCGACGCACGTCTGATATTTATGGAAACTTGTCCACTCTTGTTACGAAGTATTGCCACCTATGGGGGCACAGTACCTGGTGCCCTCGGTTTTGCaaatcttctttctgtttttcaCTCGAAGATACCCGTCTTTCTTAGCTAGACGATGGGGACCCAAGGTATCTAGACGAGGAAATCGTCTCTGGTATGACGATCGGCATTGACTCCCCCTCCAAGTGGCCACTACTATTGCCGAGCAATTAAGCTTGAACGCCGGCCTTGGCACCTGTCACACTATCCTTAGGTCTTTAGCAATAGGAAAAATTTCTCCGGGTTTAAGGGCCGTACGGGGGTAGGTACTTTCCGGAGTACAATTCTACCCTTGTAAGACAGCAAACCCTTTGTTACATCCATTAGTGATATGTCCACATGCCATGCATGCCGTCCCAGAAATATAGTGGACTGGCATGACACCAGTTACGTCAGTGAGCCTATGCTCAATGCTTGAACGTAAAAGATTGTACTGTGTAAATCCCAGCCCCctgatcaacatcctccgtcGGTGGACGCCGCCTTCCTTGTTTCCTTCGCCCCCATTGACCGTTCCGCTGGATACGTTACGGAGACGACCCATTTTTTCTTGTCCACGACAAGCCCACTATAAAAAAGGGTCCTTTTCCGCGATGGGATATGATAGACGTCTGCTCTCACCTATGGGGTACAAAGTTCAAGGGCACCAGCTATCAAGGGTCCTCGATCCGCTTCAACCACGTAAACCTGACCTTTCCTGTTCATGCCGAACCTCTGTTCGACGGAGTTTGTCCCGGACTTCCGTCAGTATatcatttcttcaacaaGAACGGTCCCAAACCCAAGTCTCAGCCTTGAACTTTAGATCTATCAAGCCCGGAGCCTCCGTGGCAACTTGGGATACCAACTCACGTCAACCTCCGCGGAGTATAGCTTCCATAACCTCCTTATCATCGCAGCGATCCCACTCtcaaagtactccgtacaactACGTACCCACTAGTAGTATGTACGAAGCTTTTAACCACAGAACTCAATCCAAACAATGCGTAGAGCTTGACCATATAGATTCACCGTAGACGCGTTAGCGTGGGTGCGTTAAATGAGGTGATATCCCGCCATCGGAAATGTGGGTTATGATATCTTTCTAGTTCCATTTAGGTCCATTGAATCGCTTGGACCCCTGGGACCAGTTACTGTTCTCTCCTGATCACTGTGGACACAGCCTCGTGGGTTGTTTGATTTACGCGTCACGGGACGATATGTTTGCAGTCATGGCTGTATGCTCAACATCCAGGAATGACATATATAGTATGTTTGTGTacataaaaaaaatttcCACATATAGGTAGATCTCCGGATTTTCTAGAACGTTTGTTCATATTTAAGTGAAACCCTTCGACACAACTGATCTACGGTGCTATGGAACAGATAAATGAAAAGCACGGCCCGGTGGATTTGCTCGATAGTCCCGTTGCCAATTTACTTCGTATTTGGCCGTATAGTCATCAAGAACCTGTGGTAGCCCATTGCAATCTAATTGGGCAATAAAGATGTTTGTGCTTGGTAGCACTTGATCGATATCGAGAGTAATTAGCTTACTTTACTTGATTACAACATGGTCCGGGGTTTTTAACAGAAACTCCTTATCATCCCCATATCCCTGCATATCTACTTTTAGACACCTCAAGCATAACATATGCGGAGAATTTTATAGCTTTGACTTCATAATCCTTGCCTGGATTCCATCTATCAAGCCACCGATGTAATCCCGAAAAGGTTATTCGAAATATGTCATTGCTCCTCGCATCATCAGGAATGTCGAAAATAGCACTGGCGATAACGATGTCCCTGTCAAGGTAGGTATCCAGTTACCATGGAAAGAACACACAACATCGTTATACTTAATATAGTCTGTCCTTATTCTACTTACACCGCTTCTATCTCGCTATAAGCACATCAACACATTCAAACACCTATTATATTCCTCCTACCAAGCATAACCCCAGATATACATAGACACCATCCCATGACTCAGGCTCAAAAGCAAACTACCCCATTAGTCCTAGCCCATACATAACTTCACAAATGCCAACCATGCACAAACACGCACGCAACCCACTGACAGTTTCTAAACCAAAAATCCCATTTGCAAAAATTCACCGTCCAGATTGCGAAAAACACCTCTTAGAAACGTCATGTTACATTATCCATGTTTCAGTGAAACCTTTCAATATCGGGGAAGGGACATAGACATCAGAAACTACCTTAAGTAACATACATTAGTAGTATTTGGCACCTGGCGCTTGGCATTGGAGAGGATGCATGACAATTGGATTGACTTTGTGACATTGTGAAGGTGGGGCTGAAACTTCCTCCGCGTTTCAAGTatctttgtttttgatgtgCGATTACGTGTGTGGAATCGAGATGCGGGGGTGTCTTTGACCCTTTGGGTAAATCAGTGGGTTTTAATAGGTGGTGGGTTTTTTTGGGCGTGTCGTACTGGGGTGGATTGGGTGCTTTCGTAATGTGTCTTGGGTTGTGGTATGAGATGTTGAGTATGGGTGATACGTATGGATTCCTGTCAATCCGGAGATTGTTCACGCGGTCTGGACGTTTTGGGGTATGGCAGGACAAGGCTTCGGGCTGTGATTGATGGTAGTCCTTCTAAGGGTTTGATTGCGTGCTACACTGGAGTAGTATTTGAGTCATGGAGGGTCCAGTACTTTGCAGCAACTTTGAGAACATCAGGACATAGTTCATGACCCTGCGAATATTCCGACAGGAGATAAGCCTAACATATCGATATTGTACAAGAGCTCCGAAGATATGTGGTTGATTAGGTACCAAGTATATTTCATTCCTGTTCGATTATCTAACTATACATCTACGATAAATAATACATCAGTCGTCATCATCGGCATGCTCCCGCTCCTCAAAGTTCATGAACTCTTGCTCATTGGCTTCATCCCCCATGACTGACTTCCACACCTCCTTCACCCGGTCGATCAATGCATCATCGAAACCAAGGTCCAGACTCGGGGGTGGAAAGCATAGGATATTGGATGAGGGGCCTTCAAACTTAGATGAGTGTGCATTGGCACCGTTGCTGCTTAGGCCCAACTGTGTGTAACGCAGAGACCACAAGACCTTTGCATCTGGTTCTGCATTGGTTTGAAGAAGTCTGTGCACAGCACTCTCAATCAATGACTGAcctccagcaccagcatGGCTCACACTACCATAGACGACACCTAGCACATCTCAGTTAGCAACATGGTCGCAGACGGTAATTGTGCATATACAAATAGAAAACAAGCTCAAGATCAGATTGAAAATTTTCATCAATGCAATTACAGGCAATGTAGATAAGTATTTTTTGAAAAAGGTGCATCATATGAGCCATTGAATATTGGGTTGATGTGGAGAAAGGATTGTACTCACATTGGCCTGGCGGACACTCGCCAGTTTCGCTTGAATGCACCAAGAGATAAACTGGCGGGAGATCATCTGACTGATCAAAAGAGCTTCCCGGAAATACCACGACTGCTCCGGCGGGGATTGGCCCGCCTTCTGCCGTGACAGGGAAAAGACTCTCGAGGGCGGATGAGACAACGGTAATGGACCGTGCCACTTTATCACAAGCGGGACGCCCTTGTCCAGGAAGATCCCAGTTGGAACCAACCAAGAACTTGGTTTTGATTGTCTCATCGTTGGACAGATGCAACTGAACACGCATATCGTCACCATTGTCAGACTGATGGAGATTGTAGATTGATTCAACCCCAGCATTCAACACGTATACCCCGCCTCCCACTGCGAGGGCGCGGCAGCCAACCTGAGAGATCTCAGAACCACCGCCCCATTTCGCCAGCAGGCTTCCAAATCCAGGACCAAACACGCCAATGGAGGCAAGATGCCTTTTGATTCGAGGCACTGCATACTCAGCGGACGTCTGGCCAGGAGAAGCCTGTGATAATGAGAGGGACAGCAGAGGCTCATGGAGCTCAGCGGGCACCTGGAACTTGGATGTTAGGTACTCCGGTAGAGACATAGCCaagttttcttcctcggcttccGAATCATTATCCGGTGGAGGCTTGCCAATATGGCGAAGAAACCTCATCAAGGTCCTCTTCGACTTGACGCTTATTATGTCATCTGCGAAGACATCTTCGCGACTACCTGGCACTCTATACAAGACCGAAGTACCATCAACACCGCTAGGCCTGTGTATCCACCAGCTCCCTACAGCCTGAAACTCCAGTTGCCGGTATACCTTGGAAGCCACAAGCGTAGGTAGCAGTCGCGACTTGGAATAAATCAGGTGTGGAGACAAGGTGACCGTATAGGACCGTGTTGGCAATTGGGGAGTTCCTTCAGGAAGATATACCGTCGCATCCTCAAATGGGTAATGCTCAGGATCTAGCTTATCGACCATGGTTAGAAGGTTGCATTGTCTTCGTCAAGAAGACTACTCACCCCCATTCACCTTAGAAGCCCACTCCtgggcttcttggaggcTGAATGCTGCCTCAGAACCTCCATAATATGAGTTCTGATCAACATGGAGTACCTTCTTGCCCGACCGCGATAGGGCCCTACGAGTAGTTAGTCATCCGTGATCTCCAACGAATTCTTGATAAAGCGAAGTTATACTCACAGTGCCAAGAGGGACTGGGCAAGTCCGGTGCCAGAGATTGTTACATCCCATGGCGTTTCTGCAAGCGGCTCCATGACGGCCTGTGTAGCAGATAAagctggaaagaaaggttAAGTACTGCAGTTACAATGGACAACTCCGACTACCATCACGTCGGGTGACAAGCTGTAGAACCCCTCTTCGCAAGGACCTTCCAGcccattggtggtggtgcgtcGACGACCATCCGTGTAAGAAGTGAGGGGATTCTcgggaggagaaaaaaagaagagcaaggacACACGCAGAAATAATTAGACCCGCTACTGTATCACGTGACAAATGAGCTCCGCTCGTTCAATGaccgaggatatcatttATAATCATAAAGGGTATATAACTTGTTATCAACCTGTAAGTTACGTGTTTCATGCCGGTGGCTACATGACTGATCAATACAGGCATGGTCTTCGTGCTAATATCACCCCATATCATTGTTTTAGCCTTGTTTGTATGGAGGTAGTCCGTACTTCCTGGATGTATCTTGAAAGCACCCGAACTTCATTGAGGGTGTTGATCTCGCAGCCTTGATTAAGGATACAATTTGAAATGACGCCACAAGTTGAGTTTGATCTCAGCAATGTTTTTGGCATGCATGTCGCTTGATATAATAGTGTAGCTAGTCTAGCTTCCTGTCTGGACTCTGAGGCCATGCCGGGCACCTGGACACGGCACTATACCCAAATTAGTTAGCCTATTTCGCGAACCACTTAAGGATCGATTCTCCAGCGCACGaagtttctttctctttacaCACCACTCTCAGTGCTTTGCACAGGCATACTGCTATCTAAACCGTGGCAGTACGTCTTTCTAGACATGCCTTCATTGGTCATGTCGTTTATGGGAGTGGTAGATAGGACTCCAATCACTCTGTATCTGCTGCTCTGGATGGTAACATTTGATAGAAGCAGTTCGTTTGTAGTGATACATTCCATTATTCTATCTGCTTCGTAGTTCATAAAACTCTGCTGTTGTTAACAGTAACACGAATTAAGGCCTATAAGTGCAGTAGCCTCTTTCAGGTTCTCCCAACTCAACGTGTATACTAGGATGCAAATATTGGTCCAAAGCATACGTTAGCTGTGTTGCCAAAGGGAGGTGGCTGAGGCtgtcttgatcttgatcaaGACCTCTGCTTGAACCCAAGCGAGTAAGGTCAAGGAGTCATCTGTTAAGGATGGATGGGTGGAATGATATCTTTTGAgacctcaacctcctcccgGTTGTTCGAGATGCCAACGATATCTTAGTCCAATTTCCATCTCactcttcgccttcttcaacgacCCGAGCACGAATGATCTTGACCTCATCCACCGgtctatcttctccatttGTCTTAACAAGTCCCATGCGCTGAATCACTCTCATTCCGCTCTTGACCCTGCCGAAGATTGTGTGCTTGCCATCCAGCCACGGGGTTGGGGCAAGGGTTACGAAGAATTGGCTGCCGTTGGTATTTGGTCCACTATTCGCCATGCTCAAAATGCCAGCACCGGTGTGTTTGAGGTCTGCACgaatctcatcctcgaaCTTCTCGCCGTAAATAGagcttcctcctctgccAGTGCCGGTGGGATCACCAGTCTGGACCATGAAGTTGGGAATGATGCGGTGGAAGATGACATTGTTGTAGTAACCTCTTTGCGCGAGTGTCGCAAAGTTCTTACAAGTCTATAAGCAACGCAGGAGTTAGCCCAAACTAAATCTTCTATTTGCGATTGCAGCGGACGTAGTTTACTGACCTTTGGTGCATGCGAATTATAAAGCTCTACCGTGAACGAGCCCTATGTGAGGTTAGCGAAATGTAATATGCCCGTAGTTTAGGCAGCTCTAATTACCATGCTCGTATCAAAAGCTACGTCAGTCGCCATAGTTAAATTTGTAATTGAAGAATTGCTGTAGCTGCAAAGAAGGGGAGTGAAAGATACGCACAAGCTGCGGGCGGGGAAGTGAAGTCTCCGGCTTGGCATGAACGAGCTGCAGGGATCCATGTGCTGCAATCTGTTATGTCTCTATTCTTTCCTCAGTAAACACAACCTTCAGCCATGGATTAATAAACCTGACATTGGACCGTACACCCTACTAACCTGGATCAACGCTACGAGGGCTTCAAATCGCATTCTATCGCACACTTTGCGATTAGCTCCTCAAAAATCGATATGGCGGAGGTTAGCCCATTCGCCGAATTCTTGGGTCAGGCGATCTACCAGTTCACAGCCGTAAAGCCTCTTTTACCGACATACGGGCATCTGCTCGTTTCAGTTTTATTTCCTATCTACATTGCTTCTCACGCCTCACTCTCGCGACCGTCTTCCGCAGCCGAACCGCCCAAAAAATCCCAAGATGCAGACGGTGATGAatcggacgacgaagacgaagatgaggaagaagagaacgACGATCGAAGGGTAGAAGGCCTTGCGCCCAGTGATGCTctaatatttcctttgaCCGCTGGACTCACACTTGGAGGCTTATACCTCGTGATGAAATGGATGGGAGCTGATAAATTGAATAAGATATTGggtttctatt includes the following:
- a CDS encoding putative Rab geranylgeranyl transferase escort protein (RAB proteins geranylgeranyltransferase component A (RAB escort protein)), producing the protein MEPLAETPWDVTISGTGLAQSLLALALSRSGKKVLHVDQNSYYGGSEAAFSLQEAQEWASKVNGDPEHYPFEDATVYLPEGTPQLPTRSYTVTLSPHLIYSKSRLLPTLVASKVYRQLEFQAVGSWWIHRPSGVDGTSVLYRVPGSREDVFADDIISVKSKRTLMRFLRHIGKPPPDNDSEAEEENLAMSLPEYLTSKFQVPAELHEPLLSLSLSQASPGQTSAEYAVPRIKRHLASIGVFGPGFGSLLAKWGGGSEISQVGCRALAVGGGVYVLNAGVESIYNLHQSDNGDDMRVQLHLSNDETIKTKFLVGSNWDLPGQGRPACDKVARSITVVSSALESLFPVTAEGGPIPAGAVVVFPGSSFDQSDDLPPVYLLVHSSETGECPPGQCVVYGSVSHAGAGGQSLIESAVHRLLQTNAEPDAKVLWSLRYTQLGLSSNGANAHSSKFEGPSSNILCFPPPSLDLGFDDALIDRVKEVWKSVMGDEANEQEFMNFEEREHADDDD
- the cyp1 gene encoding putative peptidyl prolyl cis-trans isomerase (CypC) (cyclophilin type peptidyl-prolyl cis-trans isomerase) yields the protein MATDVAFDTSMGSFTVELYNSHAPKTCKNFATLAQRGYYNNVIFHRIIPNFMVQTGDPTGTGRGGSSIYGEKFEDEIRADLKHTGAGILSMANSGPNTNGSQFFVTLAPTPWLDGKHTIFGRVKSGMRVIQRMGLVKTNGEDRPVDEVKIIRARVVEEGEE